One genomic region from Sphingomonas paeninsulae encodes:
- a CDS encoding TetR/AcrR family transcriptional regulator, with amino-acid sequence MADHSAVTEDGGSRRARNKARTTGAILDAAKRCIAEGGVQATTMDQIAAVADVSRATLFNYFASKADIIDVLVAENEAGFYIAIDAWRGAGGLTAGERLLGIFTATAHYLRRASPIERVLVGVSWLNWNELTGIARIERLIQAFGGLLEDGRHRGEIAVFVDLRAAAEIICNTYMGVIHAWRMDPDYPASIRLDAAARLLATMIMPTASLPEKPPKPPHPNL; translated from the coding sequence ATGGCGGATCATAGCGCAGTAACAGAGGATGGCGGTTCGCGTCGCGCACGTAACAAGGCGCGAACGACGGGTGCCATTCTTGACGCTGCAAAACGCTGTATTGCGGAAGGGGGCGTTCAGGCCACGACCATGGACCAGATTGCAGCCGTTGCCGATGTTTCCCGCGCCACATTGTTCAACTATTTCGCCAGCAAGGCCGACATCATCGATGTTCTGGTCGCGGAAAATGAAGCCGGCTTCTACATTGCCATCGACGCCTGGCGAGGTGCCGGCGGCCTGACTGCGGGCGAACGCCTTCTCGGAATCTTTACGGCAACTGCGCATTACCTGCGGCGAGCCTCCCCGATCGAACGCGTGCTCGTTGGCGTGTCTTGGCTCAACTGGAACGAACTGACCGGCATCGCCCGGATCGAACGACTGATTCAGGCATTCGGCGGCCTGCTGGAAGACGGACGTCACCGGGGTGAAATCGCAGTTTTCGTGGATCTAAGAGCCGCCGCAGAGATCATCTGTAACACTTATATGGGCGTCATACATGCCTGGCGGATGGACCCGGATTATCCGGCTTCGATACGCCTCGATGCTGCTGCCCGTCTGTTGGCGACGATGATTATGCCAACAGCATCGCTGCCGGAAAAGCCACCCAAACCACCTCATCCAAATCTTTAG
- a CDS encoding flavin-containing monooxygenase: MPLHSHEHRDVAIIGAGFAGLAMAHRIHNLGMTIQGFESGGDVGGTWYWNRYPGARCDVESMQYSYRFSEDLQQEWDWTERYAAQPEILRYIDHVATRFDLRPHFRFQTRVVAARYQEETASWAIETDDGRHTTARFLIAAAGCLSSANRPEIAGLDDFAGTLVHTGHWPAEGIDIAGKRVGVIGTGSSGVQVIPQLARQAAELTVFQRTAAYCVPAHNGPLDPVAAQSVKTDYKAFRDYCGKQFGAIAATPGTQSALAVDKAEHRAVFDAAWERGGLSFQGAFYDLSYDLAANDIAMSFFRDKIHEIVADPHTAGKLVPEHRFATKRLCIDTDYYATFNRPNVTLVDLKATPLTTVHATGVRTSDADYPLDVLVLATGYDAMTGSLLRIDIRGRDNLALGEAWAEGPHTYLGLGIARFPNLFIISGPGSPSVLTNMVYSIEQQVDWIADCLGYLRAKAIDRIEVQQDAQDNWVAQANAVAAGTLLATGNSWYLGANIPGKPRVFMPYLDYPGYVTTCEEVAANGYTGFALTRATVEALV; encoded by the coding sequence ATGCCGCTGCACAGTCATGAGCATCGCGATGTCGCGATTATCGGCGCGGGCTTTGCGGGGCTCGCGATGGCGCACCGTATCCACAATCTCGGCATGACGATCCAGGGGTTCGAAAGCGGCGGCGACGTTGGCGGGACATGGTATTGGAATCGCTATCCGGGTGCGCGCTGCGATGTGGAGAGTATGCAGTATTCCTACCGCTTTTCAGAGGATTTGCAGCAGGAATGGGACTGGACCGAGCGTTATGCCGCCCAGCCGGAGATCCTCCGCTACATCGACCATGTCGCGACGCGTTTCGATCTACGCCCGCATTTTCGTTTCCAGACCCGCGTCGTCGCAGCGCGTTATCAAGAAGAGACTGCCAGTTGGGCGATCGAAACCGACGATGGCCGCCACACGACCGCGCGGTTCCTGATCGCGGCGGCGGGGTGCCTGTCCTCTGCCAATCGTCCCGAGATTGCGGGCCTTGACGATTTCGCGGGGACGCTGGTGCATACCGGACACTGGCCTGCGGAGGGCATCGACATTGCGGGCAAACGCGTCGGCGTGATCGGCACCGGGTCTTCGGGAGTACAGGTCATCCCGCAACTCGCGCGGCAGGCGGCGGAACTCACGGTGTTCCAGCGTACCGCCGCCTATTGCGTCCCCGCGCACAACGGTCCGCTCGATCCGGTGGCGGCTCAGTCGGTCAAGACCGATTACAAGGCGTTTCGCGATTATTGTGGCAAACAGTTCGGCGCGATCGCGGCAACGCCGGGTACACAGAGCGCACTTGCTGTAGATAAGGCGGAGCACCGTGCGGTGTTCGATGCTGCCTGGGAACGGGGTGGATTATCCTTTCAGGGCGCGTTCTACGACCTTTCCTATGATCTGGCCGCAAACGACATTGCGATGTCGTTTTTCCGTGACAAGATTCATGAAATCGTTGCTGACCCTCACACTGCGGGAAAGCTTGTTCCCGAACATCGCTTTGCAACCAAGCGGCTGTGCATCGACACCGATTATTACGCGACGTTCAATCGTCCGAACGTCACCCTCGTCGATCTGAAGGCTACGCCCCTTACTACGGTACACGCGACCGGTGTCCGGACAAGCGATGCGGATTACCCGCTGGACGTGCTGGTTTTGGCGACGGGCTATGACGCGATGACCGGATCCCTGCTCCGCATAGATATTCGCGGACGAGATAATCTGGCGCTTGGCGAAGCATGGGCGGAAGGGCCGCACACTTACCTTGGCCTTGGTATCGCCCGATTCCCCAATCTGTTCATTATTTCCGGGCCGGGCAGCCCGTCGGTTCTCACCAATATGGTGTATTCGATCGAGCAACAGGTCGACTGGATCGCGGACTGCCTCGGCTATCTGCGGGCCAAGGCCATCGACAGAATCGAGGTACAGCAGGACGCGCAGGATAATTGGGTCGCGCAGGCAAATGCGGTGGCGGCGGGAACACTCCTGGCAACGGGCAACTCCTGGTATCTCGGCGCTAATATCCCCGGAAAACCCCGCGTCTTTATGCCGTATCTCGATTATCCGGGCTACGTCACAACCTGCGAAGAGGTCGCCGCAAATGGCTACACTGGCTTTGCCCTGACCAGAGCAACGGTCGAAGCCCTGGTCTAG
- a CDS encoding acyl-CoA dehydrogenase family protein: MQFALTAEQQLVSESARALFTDLAPTRRTTIASADGFDRGQWTTVAETMGFGGIATGERFGGSGMGSVELALIMIEMGRTLHPSPFLSSVGTALPLISLTADETQAARLIPAIARGEVIAAALLADDVTIEPVAGGFRLRGSGLVPFGHAADLFVIAVDGRLAVIKSDAAGVETTRHTTMDETRPLSTLRLDVVVPETDVLGGGNIERGVDLARVALAAECVGGADAVLDLTVDYAKQRIQFGRPIGSFQAIKHRLADMMIAVEAARTAVYYAAAAADEGDLAFAEAAAIAHSTAIEAFTMCAGNAIQLHGGIGFTWEHDAHLFFKRARSAATLLGTSAQSHERLAQLIGLDTVEN, translated from the coding sequence ATGCAATTTGCGCTGACCGCAGAGCAACAACTCGTGTCCGAAAGCGCGCGTGCTCTTTTTACCGATCTGGCACCCACGCGGCGCACTACGATCGCATCGGCTGACGGGTTTGACCGTGGGCAGTGGACGACCGTGGCGGAAACGATGGGGTTCGGTGGGATCGCGACCGGGGAACGCTTTGGCGGGTCGGGGATGGGGTCGGTGGAACTGGCGCTCATCATGATAGAGATGGGCCGCACCCTGCATCCGTCGCCCTTCCTGTCCAGCGTGGGGACGGCCTTGCCGCTCATCAGCCTCACGGCGGACGAAACTCAGGCAGCACGGCTGATCCCCGCCATCGCGCGCGGAGAGGTTATCGCGGCGGCGTTGCTCGCTGACGACGTGACGATCGAGCCAGTCGCTGGTGGCTTCCGGTTGCGTGGCAGCGGTCTCGTGCCGTTCGGTCATGCAGCGGACTTGTTCGTCATCGCGGTCGATGGGCGTCTGGCAGTAATCAAATCCGACGCGGCTGGTGTTGAAACCACCCGCCACACGACAATGGATGAAACCCGCCCCCTCTCGACGCTTCGGCTGGACGTCGTCGTTCCGGAAACCGACGTGCTCGGCGGCGGGAACATCGAACGCGGGGTCGACCTTGCCCGCGTCGCACTCGCCGCCGAATGTGTCGGGGGTGCGGACGCCGTTCTCGACCTGACCGTGGATTATGCAAAACAGCGTATCCAGTTCGGCCGGCCGATCGGCAGCTTTCAGGCGATTAAACACCGCCTCGCCGATATGATGATCGCCGTCGAAGCAGCGCGCACCGCAGTCTATTACGCCGCCGCCGCCGCGGACGAGGGCGACCTCGCCTTTGCCGAAGCCGCCGCGATTGCTCACTCGACCGCGATCGAGGCGTTCACGATGTGCGCGGGCAACGCGATCCAGCTTCACGGTGGCATCGGCTTCACATGGGAGCATGACGCGCATCTGTTCTTCAAACGCGCACGCAGCGCGGCAACATTGCTCGGCACGTCCGCCCAGTCGCATGAGCGGCTGGCGCAGTTGATCGGCCTCGACACGGTGGAGAACTAA
- a CDS encoding aldehyde dehydrogenase has translation MMATAPDLITLAHADRFFIGGDWVEASTTAHFDVVRPADETVIARIAEAGEVDADRAVAAARTAFDTGPWPRMSPQERAVYLQKIAIGLSARSEQLAHIWTNQMGVLHRIAQTSAAGASGFFHYYASLADTFPFVERHQPIDGIGVGLLAREAVGVVLAIVPWNAPLMLAALKVAPALLAGCSVVLKASPEAPLDAYVLAEVAQEAGLPAGVLNVVTADRAVSERMVRDPRVDKVSFTGSSAAGRRIASICGERIARCTLELGGKSAAIVLNDYDAQKLAETLAQSTAMMSGQVWAALTRIVVPRARHAEITEALGAAFAALKVGDPYDDASHLGPLAMGRQYDRVRDYVAQGQAEGATLVCGGSRPKEFDRGFYMAPTVLGNVHNGMIVAREEIFGPVVSVIPVADEAEAIAVANDSDFGLNGAVFTDDVDRAYRVARAMRTGTVGHNAFRADFMIGFGGFKQSGLGREGGRDGLLPYLESKTILLAGEPATLAL, from the coding sequence ATGATGGCGACGGCACCTGACCTGATTACACTCGCGCACGCAGACCGGTTTTTTATCGGGGGCGATTGGGTTGAGGCATCGACAACTGCGCATTTCGATGTCGTCCGACCGGCAGACGAAACGGTCATCGCGCGGATCGCTGAAGCCGGAGAGGTTGATGCCGATCGCGCAGTCGCGGCGGCGCGAACTGCGTTCGATACTGGACCATGGCCCCGCATGTCGCCGCAGGAGCGTGCCGTCTATCTCCAGAAAATCGCGATCGGGCTTTCCGCGCGCAGCGAACAGCTTGCCCATATCTGGACGAACCAGATGGGGGTTCTTCACCGCATCGCACAGACCAGCGCGGCGGGGGCGAGCGGCTTCTTCCATTATTACGCATCGCTCGCCGACACATTCCCCTTTGTCGAACGCCATCAGCCAATCGACGGCATCGGCGTAGGGCTGCTCGCACGGGAGGCAGTCGGCGTCGTGCTCGCCATCGTTCCGTGGAACGCACCGTTGATGCTCGCCGCGCTAAAGGTTGCGCCAGCCCTGCTGGCAGGTTGCTCGGTCGTTCTAAAGGCTTCACCCGAAGCGCCGCTCGACGCTTATGTGCTGGCCGAAGTGGCACAGGAAGCAGGATTGCCCGCAGGCGTCCTCAACGTCGTGACTGCGGATCGTGCAGTCTCGGAACGGATGGTCCGCGACCCGCGCGTGGATAAGGTCAGCTTCACCGGGTCGAGCGCGGCGGGTCGGCGTATCGCATCGATTTGTGGCGAGCGGATCGCACGCTGTACGCTGGAACTCGGTGGCAAATCTGCGGCGATCGTACTGAACGATTACGACGCCCAGAAACTGGCCGAAACGCTGGCGCAATCGACCGCGATGATGTCGGGTCAGGTCTGGGCGGCGCTCACCCGGATCGTCGTGCCCCGCGCGCGCCATGCCGAAATCACCGAGGCTCTCGGGGCCGCTTTCGCTGCACTCAAAGTCGGCGATCCCTATGACGACGCCAGCCATTTGGGTCCGCTCGCGATGGGTCGCCAATATGACCGCGTGCGCGACTATGTTGCGCAGGGTCAGGCCGAGGGCGCAACGTTGGTGTGCGGTGGTTCGCGGCCCAAGGAATTCGATCGCGGTTTCTACATGGCGCCCACGGTGCTGGGAAATGTCCACAACGGCATGATCGTGGCGCGTGAGGAGATTTTCGGCCCGGTCGTGAGCGTAATCCCCGTCGCTGACGAGGCGGAGGCGATCGCGGTCGCCAATGACAGCGACTTCGGCCTGAACGGGGCCGTGTTCACCGATGACGTCGATCGCGCATATCGTGTCGCCCGCGCAATGCGGACGGGAACGGTCGGGCATAATGCTTTCCGTGCCGATTTCATGATCGGCTTTGGCGGGTTCAAACAATCCGGACTCGGTCGCGAAGGCGGGCGTGATGGCCTGCTGCCCTATCTGGAGTCCAAGACGATTCTGCTGGCGGGGGAGCCTGCGACGCTGGCGCTCTGA
- a CDS encoding amidohydrolase family protein, producing MRPRNIPVIDTLLGIPSGEDRSDWFAAFKPLLMDEQSLSQFAMPAQYMFKDIPTGAGVSDYVAWTVAEMDKHGIERAMVGYYEGSETAIAARDRFPDRFIFDMPADPNRGMETIRAIRRAHAEFGIKAVSVFPCGCVPQVPINDKKMYPIYATCVELDIAVAINVGVPGPRVPMAPQHCELVDEVCWFFPELRFVMRHGAEPWEALAVKLMLKYPNLYYSTSAFSPKHYPKAIIDYANTRGADKIIYAGYFPMGLSLERIFSELDQVPFKDEVWPKFLRENARRAFKID from the coding sequence ATGCGGCCACGTAATATTCCCGTGATCGATACGTTGCTTGGAATTCCGAGCGGCGAGGACCGGTCGGACTGGTTTGCCGCTTTCAAGCCATTGCTGATGGATGAGCAAAGCCTGTCGCAGTTCGCAATGCCCGCGCAATATATGTTCAAGGACATTCCGACCGGGGCAGGGGTCAGTGATTATGTCGCATGGACCGTGGCGGAAATGGACAAACACGGCATAGAGCGCGCGATGGTGGGCTATTATGAAGGGTCCGAAACCGCGATTGCGGCGCGTGACCGTTTCCCGGATCGGTTCATATTCGACATGCCAGCCGATCCCAATCGTGGAATGGAAACGATTCGTGCCATCCGGCGTGCCCATGCCGAATTCGGGATCAAGGCGGTCAGCGTTTTCCCTTGTGGATGTGTGCCGCAGGTGCCGATCAACGATAAGAAAATGTACCCGATTTATGCGACCTGCGTAGAACTCGACATCGCGGTTGCCATCAATGTCGGTGTGCCGGGGCCGCGCGTGCCGATGGCACCACAGCATTGCGAACTGGTTGACGAGGTTTGCTGGTTCTTCCCCGAGCTGCGCTTTGTCATGCGTCACGGTGCGGAGCCGTGGGAGGCGTTGGCGGTAAAGCTGATGCTCAAATATCCGAACCTCTATTATTCGACGAGTGCATTTTCGCCCAAGCATTATCCAAAGGCGATCATTGATTATGCGAACACCAGGGGCGCTGACAAAATCATTTATGCCGGATATTTTCCGATGGGTCTGAGCCTCGAACGGATATTCAGCGAACTCGACCAGGTGCCGTTCAAGGACGAGGTCTGGCCCAAATTCCTGCGCGAAAATGCGCGCCGTGCCTTTAAGATCGACTGA
- a CDS encoding class I adenylate-forming enzyme family protein, with amino-acid sequence MAESDQDAVALLTRAGGPFELLDVAVGGVPMRGFRRAEAGLASLFANLQLHAEKTFIIEGDRSLTYAEFSAAAARLAADLSGRGVIPGERVALAMRNCAEWMVGFTAIVACGAVPALVNSRGSAKEMADAIDLVGATLVLADDRRAAMLADAGVPLLVPVLDVSTGGPALPMPTSRPDDPAMILFTSGTTGRAKGATLTHRAAMTGLLLTQMAGAMIGIRMMGAAALAGPRPQSVTLLAFPLFHVSGCHSIFLAGIASGGRVVIAPKWDAQTILRLIEREGVTNFSGSPTMVWDLIQSREAVGADLSSLVSVSTGGQAQPVNLLDAVVSAFPRAVVGTGFGSTETSGAIAMHTGADYLSHPRAAGRILPLAEIRIRDAEGVEVPAGTAGEIVVRGPMVMAGYWNDAQATEHALRDGWFHTGDVGMLDVNGNLTILDRMTDMVISGGENIYCAEVEAALQQHDGIIEAAAFGVPDDRMGERLVAVVRRSDGAPFDERELRSHLGIGLAGYKHPTEILLSEEALPRNAVGKVDKRALRARHAHDRSTSYAAT; translated from the coding sequence ATGGCGGAATCCGATCAGGATGCAGTGGCTTTGTTGACTCGTGCGGGTGGCCCGTTCGAGCTTCTGGACGTCGCGGTCGGTGGGGTTCCCATGCGTGGTTTCCGTCGCGCCGAAGCCGGTCTGGCATCACTCTTTGCGAACCTTCAGCTTCACGCCGAAAAAACCTTTATAATCGAGGGCGATCGCAGCCTGACATACGCCGAGTTTTCGGCGGCGGCCGCTCGCCTTGCTGCCGACCTCTCCGGGCGGGGTGTCATACCCGGCGAACGGGTTGCACTGGCTATGCGGAATTGTGCCGAATGGATGGTTGGCTTCACTGCAATCGTCGCCTGCGGAGCGGTCCCTGCACTCGTCAACAGTCGTGGATCTGCGAAAGAAATGGCGGACGCGATCGATCTGGTCGGGGCGACTCTTGTTCTGGCAGACGATCGTCGCGCGGCGATGCTGGCTGATGCCGGTGTCCCCCTGCTGGTGCCTGTTCTCGATGTTTCCACGGGCGGCCCGGCCCTGCCAATGCCAACCTCACGACCGGACGATCCGGCGATGATCCTGTTCACATCGGGAACGACCGGCCGCGCAAAGGGTGCGACGCTGACGCATCGGGCGGCAATGACCGGACTGTTGTTGACGCAGATGGCGGGTGCCATGATCGGGATCAGGATGATGGGTGCGGCGGCATTGGCCGGGCCACGGCCTCAATCGGTCACGCTCCTCGCCTTTCCGCTGTTCCATGTCAGCGGCTGCCATTCGATATTTCTGGCTGGGATCGCCTCTGGCGGTCGGGTCGTGATCGCGCCGAAATGGGATGCGCAAACCATATTGCGCCTTATCGAACGTGAAGGGGTGACCAACTTTTCGGGTTCGCCAACGATGGTTTGGGACTTGATTCAATCTCGCGAGGCGGTGGGTGCAGACCTGTCGTCGCTGGTGTCTGTCTCGACCGGTGGACAGGCTCAGCCGGTCAACCTGCTCGATGCAGTCGTGTCGGCATTTCCGCGCGCCGTCGTCGGCACCGGTTTCGGCTCGACCGAAACTTCGGGCGCCATCGCAATGCATACCGGCGCCGATTATCTCAGCCACCCCAGGGCTGCGGGTCGGATACTGCCCCTCGCCGAAATCCGCATCCGCGATGCCGAAGGCGTTGAAGTGCCTGCGGGAACGGCGGGCGAGATCGTGGTGCGTGGGCCGATGGTCATGGCCGGTTACTGGAATGATGCTCAGGCCACCGAACACGCCTTGCGCGACGGGTGGTTCCACACCGGCGATGTCGGAATGCTGGATGTGAACGGCAACCTCACGATCCTCGATCGGATGACCGACATGGTTATATCCGGTGGCGAAAATATTTACTGCGCCGAGGTTGAGGCCGCCTTGCAACAGCATGACGGGATCATCGAAGCGGCGGCGTTCGGCGTTCCCGACGATCGGATGGGCGAACGTTTGGTCGCGGTGGTACGGCGATCGGACGGCGCGCCCTTTGATGAGCGCGAGTTGCGCTCGCACCTCGGCATCGGTCTGGCGGGCTATAAGCATCCGACCGAAATCCTTCTTTCTGAAGAAGCCCTGCCGCGCAACGCGGTCGGCAAAGTCGATAAACGAGCGCTTCGCGCGCGCCATGCACATGACAGGAGCACATCTTATGCGGCCACGTAA
- a CDS encoding N-acyl-D-amino-acid deacylase family protein produces MLICNGTVVDGTGAKAFRADVRVKNGRIAEVGQGLQAHSGEETFDAAGCYVTPGFIEGHTHYDATMWWQPDLDPLPGYGATTIIVGNCGFTAAPLSNDKEAQLEMAKIFSFFEDIPLEPFLKHVPWDWRTYSEYKASVKRNIKLPANMAGFVGHIAIRMAVMGLEAWKRASTKDEIVKMAAFLDDALSAGALGLSTNLLDHDGENRKIPTLVAEDEEFVALFEVLERYPNTSFQCIIDVALMRDTGPEQADRMAALLKGRKIRVQLTGGIPTSSYQNYQLQPMRDRVDQMRKDGIDVWPGYGHTPLTGQLSLYKSLIFAQSNDYVWHEVVLADGEEAKAKIMRDPEWRARARISWDTKTYPQSPMSNPQLLLLTELGSDNGTGPFGVTLLDYAAGLGLHRSDAMAEWLLANGVLSTVRMAPMDMDDSVVVEMVRDPKTVGNITDAGAHLQMLCGGGENVVYLTKFVRDRKLITLEEAIHTMTGKLAGHFHLTEIGEIKVGKRADIVVFDFDEIQQFDMEKVYDVTDGKGGITWRYTRKAAPMKLTMVNGEPTFRDGAYTGSKPGDFLEPAQAEAPISIAAE; encoded by the coding sequence ATGTTAATCTGTAACGGTACCGTCGTGGACGGAACCGGGGCAAAGGCCTTTCGTGCTGATGTTCGCGTAAAAAACGGGCGGATTGCCGAAGTAGGACAGGGTCTTCAGGCGCACAGCGGCGAAGAAACCTTCGACGCCGCAGGATGCTATGTAACACCGGGCTTCATCGAGGGTCATACCCATTACGACGCCACGATGTGGTGGCAGCCCGACCTCGATCCACTTCCCGGCTATGGTGCGACCACGATCATCGTCGGCAACTGCGGTTTCACCGCCGCGCCGCTTTCGAATGACAAGGAAGCGCAGCTCGAGATGGCCAAGATTTTCTCGTTTTTCGAGGATATCCCGCTTGAGCCGTTCCTGAAGCACGTACCCTGGGATTGGCGGACGTATTCGGAATATAAAGCTTCGGTAAAACGCAACATAAAGCTGCCTGCAAACATGGCCGGCTTTGTCGGACATATCGCGATCCGCATGGCGGTCATGGGGCTCGAAGCATGGAAGCGAGCGTCCACCAAGGACGAAATCGTCAAGATGGCGGCGTTCCTCGATGATGCGCTTTCGGCAGGCGCGCTGGGCCTTTCGACCAATCTTCTCGATCACGACGGGGAAAATCGTAAGATCCCGACGCTGGTTGCCGAAGACGAGGAGTTTGTCGCGCTGTTCGAAGTGCTGGAGCGTTATCCCAATACCAGTTTTCAGTGCATAATCGATGTCGCGCTCATGCGCGATACCGGCCCGGAACAGGCCGATCGCATGGCCGCACTGTTGAAGGGGCGCAAGATCCGCGTCCAGTTGACCGGCGGCATCCCGACCTCATCGTACCAGAACTATCAACTCCAGCCGATGCGCGACCGCGTGGACCAGATGCGTAAGGATGGGATCGATGTCTGGCCGGGCTATGGTCACACGCCGCTGACGGGCCAGCTCAGCCTCTACAAATCGCTGATCTTTGCTCAGTCCAACGATTACGTTTGGCATGAAGTCGTGCTTGCCGATGGTGAGGAAGCCAAGGCAAAAATCATGCGTGATCCCGAATGGCGAGCCCGTGCGCGCATCAGTTGGGATACCAAGACCTATCCGCAGTCGCCGATGAGCAATCCTCAACTGTTGCTGCTGACAGAGCTTGGTTCCGATAATGGCACTGGTCCGTTCGGTGTCACGTTGCTCGACTATGCGGCTGGGCTTGGGCTGCATCGTTCGGATGCGATGGCCGAATGGCTGCTCGCCAACGGCGTGCTGTCGACGGTGCGGATGGCACCGATGGACATGGATGACAGCGTTGTTGTCGAAATGGTGCGCGATCCAAAAACGGTCGGCAACATCACCGACGCGGGCGCGCATCTTCAGATGCTGTGTGGGGGTGGTGAGAACGTCGTTTATCTCACCAAGTTCGTGCGCGATCGAAAACTGATTACGCTCGAAGAGGCGATCCATACGATGACCGGCAAGCTCGCCGGCCATTTCCACCTCACCGAAATCGGTGAGATCAAGGTGGGCAAGCGCGCCGATATCGTCGTGTTCGACTTTGACGAAATCCAGCAGTTCGACATGGAAAAAGTGTACGACGTGACCGACGGCAAGGGCGGGATCACCTGGCGCTACACGCGCAAGGCGGCACCGATGAAGCTGACGATGGTCAACGGCGAGCCTACGTTCCGCGACGGAGCCTATACCGGCAGCAAGCCGGGCGACTTTCTGGAGCCAGCGCAAGCCGAAGCGCCAATCTCTATCGCTGCGGAATAA
- a CDS encoding Rieske 2Fe-2S domain-containing protein gives MSDIDSKLAASTDARTAPVAVQQVLSQLKGEELKTWRVAEVRNRPSADERGIDLPFPLGWFAIGYVDELPVGEARPIRYFGRELVMWRGEDGQVRVLDAYCRHLGAHMGHGGRVVGNLIECPFHAWRYDGEGIVREIPYARAIPPQVKRPCAHQWVVEEANGLIWTWYHPFGEKPQWALEHYPETSNPEWTPYQRYEWFVYAPLQSMAENGVDSAHFQFVHGTAGFPDAEIFWDGHRRSGVVSAKMGTPTGEVDGRIVSGQNGAGQSYTRFEGISETLLVAAITPIDRDRVHARFAFTQPRAEAEGPGAGLARALIRDICKQFDQDKVIWDRQAYLAKAIICDGDGPIIRYRRYYEQFYAERAPVPAAALA, from the coding sequence GTGAGCGATATTGATTCCAAACTGGCGGCATCCACCGATGCGCGCACCGCGCCAGTCGCGGTGCAACAAGTATTGTCCCAGCTAAAAGGTGAAGAGCTGAAGACGTGGCGCGTGGCCGAAGTACGCAACCGCCCGAGCGCAGATGAACGCGGTATCGACCTGCCGTTCCCGCTGGGCTGGTTTGCAATTGGCTATGTTGACGAGCTTCCCGTCGGAGAAGCGCGTCCGATCCGATATTTCGGGCGCGAACTGGTCATGTGGCGTGGCGAGGACGGACAGGTGCGGGTGCTCGATGCTTATTGTCGCCATCTGGGTGCACATATGGGCCATGGCGGACGTGTCGTCGGAAATCTGATCGAATGTCCGTTTCATGCGTGGCGTTACGATGGTGAAGGCATCGTGCGGGAAATCCCCTACGCCCGCGCCATTCCGCCTCAGGTGAAACGTCCCTGCGCGCATCAATGGGTCGTGGAAGAAGCAAACGGTCTCATCTGGACATGGTATCACCCATTTGGCGAGAAGCCGCAGTGGGCGCTGGAGCATTACCCGGAAACCAGCAACCCTGAATGGACGCCATATCAGCGCTACGAATGGTTCGTTTATGCACCGCTTCAGTCGATGGCGGAAAACGGTGTGGATTCCGCGCATTTCCAGTTCGTGCACGGCACTGCCGGTTTCCCCGACGCAGAGATTTTTTGGGACGGTCATCGCCGCTCCGGCGTCGTAAGCGCAAAGATGGGAACGCCCACGGGGGAGGTCGATGGCCGGATTGTCAGTGGGCAAAACGGAGCGGGACAATCCTATACGCGCTTCGAGGGGATTTCGGAGACGCTGCTTGTCGCGGCGATCACGCCGATCGATCGCGACCGGGTCCATGCGCGCTTTGCCTTTACTCAGCCTCGCGCTGAGGCAGAGGGACCGGGGGCTGGCCTCGCCCGCGCCCTGATCCGTGATATCTGTAAACAGTTCGATCAGGACAAGGTGATCTGGGATCGTCAGGCCTATCTGGCAAAAGCGATCATCTGTGACGGCGACGGCCCGATTATTCGTTACCGCCGCTATTACGAACAATTCTACGCTGAGCGCGCACCGGTGCCCGCTGCAGCTCTCGCCTGA